Within Deltaproteobacteria bacterium, the genomic segment GTCTCGGCACGGAGCGCCTGGAGCCGCAGGCCCCTGGGGCCATCGTCCGCGGGGTGCGAGCCGCCGTGCCATTCGACGAAGAAGGGCACCAACGTCCCGCCGCCGTGACCGCTGACGAAGACGTTCGTCCAGCGCACGAGCTTGCCGTCGGGTCGCGACCGGTGTCCCTCGACCACGGCGGCCTGATATCCCTCGGCCTCCGCCCGGGCCGCCGTGTCGGCGGCGCTCGGCGTGCGCGCGGCCCACATGATCAACGTGGGCGTTTTCATGCCGGCGAGCCGCCGAGCAAGTGCGCCGGGCGGGAGCGTCGGATCGGGAGCGATCACCTCCAGGAACCGCCTGCGGCCGAGCGCCGCAATGGCGTTGTGCGTACCGAGGTCGGGATGCTGCCCACCCGCGGTCGCGCGAACCTCGGTGCGTTCCGCCAGCGCGGCAATCGCGACGTCGAGATCCGCAGCGCCCCAGAGCAGATGATCGCAGGTGGCCGCCAAGGCCCGATCTATACGCAGCGACGTGCCCGCCGGCAACGTGACATGGCCACCGCACGGCCCGACGTTGCGCGAGCGAGGGCACTGCCCTACACCTGCCCTCTCGTGCCCTTCACCGGCCTCGGCCTCGACCCCGCCCTCCTCCGCGCCACGCGCGAGCTCGGCTTCACCCGCCCGACACCCGTCCAGAAGGACACCGTCCCGCCCGCTCTCGCGGGCCGCGACGTCCTCG encodes:
- a CDS encoding VOC family protein; the protein is EDVAARESGRDGVLLDGCRAGEAELARGAEEGGVEAEAGEGHERAGVGQCPRSRNVGPCGGHVTLPAGTSLRIDRALAATCDHLLWGAADLDVAIAALAERTEVRATAGGQHPDLGTHNAIAALGRRRFLEVIAPDPTLPPGALARRLAGMKTPTLIMWAARTPSAADTAARAEAEGYQAAVVEGHRSRPDGKLVRWTNVFVSGHGGGTLVPFFVEWHGGSHPADDGPRGLRLQALRAETPQAEALRAVLKALDVRLAVCKAPTARLVAVLDTPRGRIELAGP